A region of the Treponema primitia ZAS-1 genome:
AGGTTATCGGGCGGTAGGAAAATACCGGGACCTGGCGGCTTCCACCGCCAACGCATCGGTGCTGAACGGCATAGGCAGTTTTGCGGGGATGCTCTCCATCGGGGATCTGGTTCGCGCCGGAAAAGGCATGGAAGAACCGGTCCTGGTCTCCGGGACCGATGGGGTTGGGACCAAACTGGACATCGCCTTTCGGCTGAAAAAGTACGACACCGTGGGTATTGATTGTGTGGCCATGTGTGTAAACGATGTAATCTGTCATGGCGCTCGGCCCCTTTTTTTCCTGGATTACCTGGCCTGCGGTAAACTGGACGCCGATGTGGCGGCGGATCTGGTTAAGGGCGTATCCGTAGGCTGCCGGGAAACCGGGAGCGTCCTCTTGGGCGGGGAAACTGCGGAGATGCCCGGCTTCTACGACGAGGGAAAGTACGATATTGCGGGATTTTCCGTAGGTATCGTTGATAAGAAAAATATTATTGACGGCAGGAACATTAAGGAAGGGGATATCCTGGTGGGCATAGCCTCATCGGGTCCCCATTCCAACGGTTTCAGTCTGATCCGTAAGGCCCTGCCGGACTTGAATGAAGACTTTGATGGTATGCCCCTGGGGTATGCCCTCCTGGAACCGACCCGGCTCTACGTTAAGCCCATCCTTGCCCTTCTGGAACAGATAGGTATCCGGGGCATGGCCCACATTACCGGCGGGGGCTTCTACGAAAATATCCCCCGTATGTTCGCCGCGCCTGCGGTTCTTGACGCGGTGATAACAACCGGTTCCTGGACTATTCCGCCCATCTTTGCCCGTATTACAGCCGGCGCCGCGGGTCTTGAAGAAAGAGGATTCGCTGCCCGGGAAGCAGGGGTAAAGCTGTTGGAAACAGACGCCGCTTTACGGAAACAGATGTTCAATACCTATAATATGGGTATCGGCTTTGTTCTGGCCCTGACGCCTGAGGATAGCAGAAAAGCTATCGAATTCCTGGATGGCAAGGGCTTTCCCACCTGGGAGATAGGCCGGGTAGAAGCGGGGAATGGGGTAGTGCGTTTTGAGTAAG
Encoded here:
- the purM gene encoding phosphoribosylformylglycinamidine cyclo-ligase, translated to MDYKQAGVDIEEGYRAVGKYRDLAASTANASVLNGIGSFAGMLSIGDLVRAGKGMEEPVLVSGTDGVGTKLDIAFRLKKYDTVGIDCVAMCVNDVICHGARPLFFLDYLACGKLDADVAADLVKGVSVGCRETGSVLLGGETAEMPGFYDEGKYDIAGFSVGIVDKKNIIDGRNIKEGDILVGIASSGPHSNGFSLIRKALPDLNEDFDGMPLGYALLEPTRLYVKPILALLEQIGIRGMAHITGGGFYENIPRMFAAPAVLDAVITTGSWTIPPIFARITAGAAGLEERGFAAREAGVKLLETDAALRKQMFNTYNMGIGFVLALTPEDSRKAIEFLDGKGFPTWEIGRVEAGNGVVRFE